AGGACTTCCGCCTCTTCTCCCCCTATCTGGAGTATGACACGGAGGGGCAGAAGGTCCGGGCCACGGCGGACCCGGGGGGCGAGGTGACCCTCCTGGCGGGGGGCAAACGCCTGGCGGGCAAACGGCTGGATTACGACCTGGTCACCCGTCAGGGAACCCTTCAAGGCCCCAGCGGCCAAGTGGACAAGCTGTACCTGCGGGGAAAGACCATCGAGTTTGCCCCGGCGGAGCGGGCCCGCCTGGAAGGGTGGGGGGCGAAGCGGACCTCCCAGGGGGCGGAGGAGGACATGGCCGCCCGTTGGTCCCAGGTCTCCGTGACCACCTGCGACAGGGCCCATCCCCACTACCGCCTCCAGGCCCGGGAAGTGGTGGTGATCCCGGGGGATCGGGTGGTGGTGAAGAGCCCCAAGGTCTATCTGGGGGAACACCTCCTGTTCACCTATCCCTTCGACTACGTCATCCGGGACAAGAAGAGCGGGCAGAAGGACGGGACAACCTTCTTTCCTCTGGTGCAGTACGACGGGGACAAGGGCTTGGGCCTGGGGCTTCGCGGGCCCCTCTCCTGGGAAACAGGGGAGCTGGATCTGGGGCTCCTCGGCTGGACGAACCAGGACCCGGAGGGCTGGGCGTACCTGACCCAGCAGGTCGCCTCGGGGATCAACCTGTTCGGCCGGGTGGACCGACTCTACGACAAGGACGCAAAGGAGCTTCTCTGGCGGCCCCAGTGGGGTCTGGAGACGACCGCGTCGGACTGGTACACGCGGCTTCGCTGGTCCGAGAGGGAGCTGGTGACCCAGGAGCGTCGCACTGGGGTGACCCAGCGCTTTTCCGTCTGGCGCAGCCCGGAACTGGAGATCCGTAGTCCCTGGAAGCGCGATCCCGCTTCGGGGGCCTATTGGCGGGCTCGGGCGAGCTACGGGGACTACCAGGACGCCACGGGGGGCTCCGGCAGCCCCTGGGTGACCCGACGCGGGGCGTCCCTGGAACTCTACGGTGAGGCGCCCCGCTGGGGGATCTTGAGCCCCTTCGCCCACGTCCTGCACTGGTACTACGACTACCCGGACACGGACACCTTCCAGAGGGTCACCGACGCGGAGCTGGGCTTCCGGTGGAAGTTGGGGGACGTGAAGCTCCAGACCACCTACGTGAGACGGTGGGTGGACGGGGCGTCTCCCATGGGCTGGGATGCCTGGGAGAGTCGGGAGGACCTGTACCAGGAGGTCTCCTTCCTGGTGGCCAAGGCGTCTCCCGACGACCTGTGGAGCCTGACCGTCCGGGGAGGGTACGACCTCCTGTCCAGCGAGCTGGGAGAGATGGTCTACAAGCTCTCCTACGACCGGCACTGCCTGGTCTGGGAACTGGTGGCCCGCGACGACATGCGGGGAAACGACGACTGGTTCGGGCTTCGCCTGATCGTGAAGGCCTACCCCCATGCGGTGGCTGCCTTCGGGACCAGCGAGCTGTTCGAACCGGGAGCCAGGCCGGAGGATCTTCCGGACGGAGCGAAAGAAGGGAAATGAAGACGATGAAGGTCTTGGTGGCTTGCGGGGGGGACAGTCCGGAAAGGGCGGTGTCCCTGCGTTCCGGAAAGGCCGTGGCGGAAGCGTTGGCCGTGGCGGGGCACCAGGTCTTCCTGGAGGACCTTCCCACCTGTCTGGGGGTGGTGGAAGCCGCCCGGGATCGGGGGGCTGACCTGGTCTTCGTGGCCCTCCACGGAGGCTGGGGAGAAGACGGACGGCTTCAGGCGGTCCTGGAGGCTCATGGGATTCCCTACACCGGTTCGGGCCCCGAATCGTGCATGGCCGCCATGGACAAGGAGCTGACCCGGGCGGTGTTCCTCGACCGGGGATTGCCCGTTCCCCCGGGAAAGGTCTACGAGCGGGAGGACGCGGCCCTGCCGGACCTGGAATCCCTGATGGCCCGGGAGGGGGGGCATCTGGCCCTCAAGCCCTGCTGCTGCGGCAGCACCGTGGGGGTGAGCCTGGTGCACCGGCCGGAGGACCTCCGGGAGGCTCGAGATCTGGCCCTGAAATATGACGACCGCCTGGTGGCGGAGCGGTTCATCCCGGGACGAGAACTCACCGTGGCGGTCTTCGAGGAGGGGGGACGCCCCCGGGCCCTCCCGGCCATCGAGATCCGCCCCCACGAGGGGTTCTACGACTACCGGAACAAGTACACCAGCGGCGCCACGGAATACCTCTGCCCGGCCCCCCTGGAGGAGGCGCTGGCGGCTCGGGTGGGTTCGTTGGCGGAGGCAGCCCATCGGGCCCTGGGGTGCCGGGTCTACAGCCGGGTGGATTTCCGCCTCTCCGAGGAGGGGGAGCCGTTCCTGCTGGAGGTGAACACCGCCCCGGGGATGACCGGCACCAGCCTGGTCCCCAAGGCGGGAGCCGCGGTGGGCTGGAGCTTCCCTCAGGTCACGGACCGGATCGTCCGGGCCTCCTTGGAGGTCTGCCGGGGAAGGCGTTAGGGCCTCCCTGCGGGAGAGGGCAGTGAAGACGAGGGGAGGGGCCCGGAGTGGCCGCCTCCCCTCGTGCGTCTTCGGGGCGCTCTGCCCCCAGCCTGCTTCCTTCCGGTCAGATCAGGTAGCGCAGGTAGACGTAGACCGTGGAGACCAGGAGCGTGGCGGCGGTGACGGGGATCCCCACCTTGAGGAAGTAGCCGAAACGCAGGGAGATGCCTCCCTTTTCCGCCAGTCCCGCCATGACCAGGTTGGCCGAAGCCCCCACCAGGGTGCCGTTGCCGCCGAAGCAGGCCCCCAGAGCCAGGGACCACCAGAGGGGCGTGGGGTCCATGCCGGACAGGTGCGCCACGTCCCGGACCAGGGGGATCACCGCCGCCGTGTAGGGCACGTTGTCCACCACCGCGGAGAGGATGCCGGACCCCCACACCAGCAACAGGGCCAGCAGCTTGGGGCTGTCCCCCACCTGGTGCACCATGAGGGTGGCCGCCGCCTCGATGAGCCCCAGATGTTCCAGAGTTCCCACCAGCATGAACAGGGCGGAGAAGAAGAGCAGGGTCACCCAGTCCACCTCCGCCACCATCTCCTCCACGTTCACCGGGCAAAGGACCAGGGCCAGGGTGGCTCCCGCCAGGGCGATGGTGGCCGCCTCCAGGTGCAGCACCCGGTGGAGCAGGAAGGCCCCCAGAACCAGCCCCAGGATCGCCAGCACCCGGGGGGTCAGCACCGGGTCCACCCTCTGGCGGCTGTCCCGAAACCGCTGCAGGGCGGCGGCGGTGCTCTCGTCGGGCTCCAGGTCCTTGCGGTAGAAGAGGTACAAAAGCCCGAAGGTCACCCCCAGGGCCAACAGCACCGCCGGGCCGAGGTTCAGGAGGAAGGCGTTGAAGGACAGCCCTGCCGCGGATCCGATCAGGATGTTGGGGGGGTCTCCGATGAGGGTCGCCGTGCCGCCGAGGTTGGAGGCGAAGGTCAGGGAGATGCAGAAGGGGATGGGGTCCAGGTCCAGGCTCTCGCAGACCGCCAGGGCCACCGGACCGATGAGGAGGATGGTGGTGACGTTGTCCAGGAGGGCGGAGATGAGCGCCGTAAGCACCGAGAGGAGCACCAGAAGCCGCCAGGGTTTCCCTCCGCTCATCCGGATGGTGCGGATCGCGGCCAGCTCAATGAGGCCGGTCTTCTTGACCACCCCCACCAGGATCATCATCCCCAGGAGCAGGCCGATGGTGTTGAAATCGATGAAGGAGAAGGCCTTGCTCTGCTCCACTAGCTGGAGAAGCAGCACCCCCGAAAGCCCCGCCAGGGCGGCGGTGAGGCGATGAAGGCGCTCCGATATGATGAGGGCGTAGGTGGCGACGAAGACTCCCAGGGCAATCCACTGCGTTGTATCCATAAGTATTCACCTCGATGACGATAAAAAGCCAGCCAGCAAAAGAGCGGCCGTGGGGTCCCCCCGGCCGCTCGTGCCTTCCCGAAAGGTGCCGGGCCGTCTACGCGATGCGGATCTCCAGGACCTTGAGGTGCCGGACTCCTTTGGGAACCCGAACCATGACCTCTTCTCCCACCGTCTTCCCCAGGATGGCCTTCCCCACGGGGCTCTGGGAGGAAATGCGGTTCGTCTTGGGGTCCGCCTCTTCCGAACCCACCAGGGTGTAGGTGTATTGGGTCTGGGCGTCCAGATCCCGGAGGCTCACGGTGGTGCCCAGGCTCACGGAGCTGGTGTCCAGATCCCCCACTTCCACGATCCGCGTCTTGCTGAGCTGGTACTCCAGCCAGAGGATCCGGCTCTCCAGCTTTTCCTGCTCCTCTTTGGCGGCGTGGTACTCCGCGTTCTCGCTCAGATCGCCGAAGGCCCGTGCCTCCTCCAGTTTGGCAGCGATCTCCGATCTGCCGTCGCCCCGGAGGGAGATGAGTTCCTGCTTGAGCTTTTCGTAGCCCTCCCGAGTCATCATGACCTGTTCTTCCGCTGAACGTTGTACAGCCATGTTTCGACCGCCTTCCGCAGAAAATGGGAACCCTTTCATCGAAGCCACCCTGAACCGTTGCGGTATTCTACCAGACCGATTCCCGAAGGGCAAATGAACGGCCGGGAATCCACCGTGCCCTGGACCTCAGGAAGGATACTCCCTCCAGAAAATCCTGCAAGGGGGAGGTCTGTTTCTCGGTCCCCGATTTGCCCCGTTCCTTTCCCGTCGGGTCACCTGTTCCTTCTTACAAGCGGATATGCGTTCCGGCTCTTTCCCCCGTGCCGAGCCACCTTGCGGTGACGCAGGGGGCGTTTTTGACAGATGTCCTTCCGGGGAGTAACATGCACCCCAACTTTTCGAAGTCAGGGGGAACCCACATGGCGCAGCACCTCCGTCGCCTTCCCAGCCCGTGCCTCCCTCGACCTCAGGCGATCTTCGCCCGGGGGTGGTCGGTGCTGTCCTGACGTCCGAGAGGGAACGGGTTCGCTTTGCGGGACGCTACGGGGGCCGCCGACGGAAGTCGGCGGCCTTTTTTTGTGAGAGGGGGAAGGAAAATGAAGGGAAGGAATGAGCTGAAGGTGGCGGTCCTGGGAGCGGGGACCATCGGGGGAGCCGTGGCGGAGGCCCTGGCGCCCCACGGGCCGGTGGTGGCCACCCGGAAGCGGGCGGAGCCCAACCCTCGGCTGGAGGCAGCGGGGGTGCGCCTCCTGGGGGACAATGGGGAGGCAGCGGGGTGGGCGGATCTGGTGGTCCTGGCGGTGAAGCCCCGGCAGGTGGTGCCGGTGCTCCTGGAGGTGGGGCATGCCTGCGCGGGCAAGCCCGTGGTCTCCTTCGCCGCGGCCATCTCCCTGGAGATCCTCCAACGATCTGCCCCGCAGGCCCGGTTCTTCCGTGCCATGACCAACACTGCCGCCCGGATCGGCCAAGCCTTCACGGTCTTCGCCCCGGGACGGGGGATGGAGGAGGGGGACCTTCGGGCGGCGGAAGGTCTCTTTGCCCGCCTGGGGGACTGGCAGCAGGTGGAGGAGACCCACCTGGACGTGCTCACCGCCATGGCAGGCAGCGGCCCCGCCTACATCTACACGGTGCTGGAAGCCCTCATCCTGGGAGCCCTGCGCGTGGGGCTGCCCCGGGACCTGGCCCTCCAGGCGGCGGCCCACACGGCCATCGGGGCGGCGCACCTGCTCCTGGAGTCGGGGGAGCACCCCGCGGAGCTGCGGGATCAGGTGACCACCCCGGGAGGGGTCACCATCGAGGGGATCTACGAGCTGGAGGAGGGGCGGGTCCGGACGGCTTTCATGAAGGCCGTCTGCGCGGCCTCCGCCAAGGCCACGGAGCTGGCGGAGGCCGCGTGCCTTCAGGCGGAGGAGTGTCGGGTCCGGTCCCTCCAGCGGGTGGGGTAGGCCGTTGTCTCGGGAGGGGTTCCGGGGGACAATGGTTCCGTTCCCCAAGGGGAACGTGTACGAAGGAGGTGGCCGGATGCAGAACCGGACCGTGGTGGCTGCGGGCGTGCTGGGGGCTCTGTTGGCCCTGGGAGTGGTGGCGGGGAGCTTCCTCATGGG
The sequence above is drawn from the Aminomonas paucivorans DSM 12260 genome and encodes:
- a CDS encoding LPS-assembly protein LptD, translating into MLLCWAGAAAGEGQEPEKVRLNADRVEFDEASGSASASGNVKLTHKDFRLFSPYLEYDTEGQKVRATADPGGEVTLLAGGKRLAGKRLDYDLVTRQGTLQGPSGQVDKLYLRGKTIEFAPAERARLEGWGAKRTSQGAEEDMAARWSQVSVTTCDRAHPHYRLQAREVVVIPGDRVVVKSPKVYLGEHLLFTYPFDYVIRDKKSGQKDGTTFFPLVQYDGDKGLGLGLRGPLSWETGELDLGLLGWTNQDPEGWAYLTQQVASGINLFGRVDRLYDKDAKELLWRPQWGLETTASDWYTRLRWSERELVTQERRTGVTQRFSVWRSPELEIRSPWKRDPASGAYWRARASYGDYQDATGGSGSPWVTRRGASLELYGEAPRWGILSPFAHVLHWYYDYPDTDTFQRVTDAELGFRWKLGDVKLQTTYVRRWVDGASPMGWDAWESREDLYQEVSFLVAKASPDDLWSLTVRGGYDLLSSELGEMVYKLSYDRHCLVWELVARDDMRGNDDWFGLRLIVKAYPHAVAAFGTSELFEPGARPEDLPDGAKEGK
- a CDS encoding D-alanine--D-alanine ligase family protein, which codes for MKVLVACGGDSPERAVSLRSGKAVAEALAVAGHQVFLEDLPTCLGVVEAARDRGADLVFVALHGGWGEDGRLQAVLEAHGIPYTGSGPESCMAAMDKELTRAVFLDRGLPVPPGKVYEREDAALPDLESLMAREGGHLALKPCCCGSTVGVSLVHRPEDLREARDLALKYDDRLVAERFIPGRELTVAVFEEGGRPRALPAIEIRPHEGFYDYRNKYTSGATEYLCPAPLEEALAARVGSLAEAAHRALGCRVYSRVDFRLSEEGEPFLLEVNTAPGMTGTSLVPKAGAAVGWSFPQVTDRIVRASLEVCRGRR
- a CDS encoding ArsB/NhaD family transporter, yielding MDTTQWIALGVFVATYALIISERLHRLTAALAGLSGVLLLQLVEQSKAFSFIDFNTIGLLLGMMILVGVVKKTGLIELAAIRTIRMSGGKPWRLLVLLSVLTALISALLDNVTTILLIGPVALAVCESLDLDPIPFCISLTFASNLGGTATLIGDPPNILIGSAAGLSFNAFLLNLGPAVLLALGVTFGLLYLFYRKDLEPDESTAAALQRFRDSRQRVDPVLTPRVLAILGLVLGAFLLHRVLHLEAATIALAGATLALVLCPVNVEEMVAEVDWVTLLFFSALFMLVGTLEHLGLIEAAATLMVHQVGDSPKLLALLLVWGSGILSAVVDNVPYTAAVIPLVRDVAHLSGMDPTPLWWSLALGACFGGNGTLVGASANLVMAGLAEKGGISLRFGYFLKVGIPVTAATLLVSTVYVYLRYLI
- the greA gene encoding transcription elongation factor GreA, which produces MAVQRSAEEQVMMTREGYEKLKQELISLRGDGRSEIAAKLEEARAFGDLSENAEYHAAKEEQEKLESRILWLEYQLSKTRIVEVGDLDTSSVSLGTTVSLRDLDAQTQYTYTLVGSEEADPKTNRISSQSPVGKAILGKTVGEEVMVRVPKGVRHLKVLEIRIA
- the proC gene encoding pyrroline-5-carboxylate reductase; translation: MKGRNELKVAVLGAGTIGGAVAEALAPHGPVVATRKRAEPNPRLEAAGVRLLGDNGEAAGWADLVVLAVKPRQVVPVLLEVGHACAGKPVVSFAAAISLEILQRSAPQARFFRAMTNTAARIGQAFTVFAPGRGMEEGDLRAAEGLFARLGDWQQVEETHLDVLTAMAGSGPAYIYTVLEALILGALRVGLPRDLALQAAAHTAIGAAHLLLESGEHPAELRDQVTTPGGVTIEGIYELEEGRVRTAFMKAVCAASAKATELAEAACLQAEECRVRSLQRVG